The DNA window CGGTCGTGGAAAAACTGCCACGCGTCCCGCGATCTCTTGATCACGCCCTGCGCCTGCAGATATCGGAACCCCTTGTCATAAAGCCGCCTGTCTTCGGTTTTCATTTCGGGTCCGGTTTTGTCCATATGTTCGTATCCTCCGGAAGATTATTGATAAATCGTACGCCCCGGGACATTCGGCCGCCGCATCGGCGGCCCCGCAATTCAATTCTTAATTCTGAATTCTTCATTCTGAATTGTTGTTTTTCCCGTAAGTGACGCGGATGTCCAGCCCCGGGTCGGGCGGCTGCGCTTCTTCCGAAAATTCACCCGGGAACTTTCGGCACAGCAAAAACTTAGCAAACCCGGCATCGTAATTCCGGTTCAGGGCATTGGCGATGAGGCAGCTCTTCTGCGCCTCTTCGGCGTGCGCGCAGGCCTCGGCGAATTCGGGGTGGCCCTCTTTCCATTCGAGCAGGCGCGATACGGTCACGCCGATCTGCCGCGCGAACCGGTCGAGCGTCGGATATTCGGGCGCGAACAGAACCGGCTTTTTCCGTTTCACTTCGCCGGACGGCAAATATTCCTCGTCGTACGCGATGGTCTCCCGCGCGCCGCAAAAATACCGCAGCAGCGTTTCGCAAAACTCCGCCGAATATTCGGCCGGCTCTTTTGGCGCTTTTTTCATTATCTTTTTCACCTCAATTTCCACCCGCAGCCCGGTAATTTCGGTAATCGATAATCCCCTCTTGACGTTTTATACAATAGCACAACTATTACCCGTTTCGCTACCCGGTTTTGCATTTTGTTGAAAAGCCGAAATTTCCGCTTTGCGATGCCGTTTTTCGGCATTATCCCAAAAGTCCGTTGCCCTTTATCTTCTGTCCGTTGCCCTTTATCTTCTGTCCGTTGCCTTTTATCCTCTGCCCGTTGCCCGGGATACCCCGTCCGATTCCGGCTTTTTCCTTTTCCCATTTATTTTATTTATCCGATTTTTTTCTTCAGACCGCTTGACATTCAGTTGGAAAAAGTGTAAAATATGAATATTATTTGTTGTTTTTTTGTCATAATTGATTGAGATTTAGCCAAATCGAAGCGGGGGAAGTTCAATGACAGACCTTTCCGTCCTTGAGAGAATCCGGGACCCCGAGATCCGTGCCGGAGTCCGAGCCGCAATCGAAAAAAACCTGATTCCCGCCTGCCATGAACGCGCCTACCCCGGGCATTTCAGCATCTGCGCCGACGGCAAAAGCTACGGCGAATATGCCACCTGGCCGAGGTTCATCTCCTGGCAGATGGTCGGCGCCTATCTGCTGCTCGGCATGAAACAGATCGCGCTCGGTTATTTTGATTTTGTCGAAAAATCTCAGCGCGAAGACGGCGCCGTTCCGTTTATCATCGCGCGCGCCGAAGACCATATCTCCCCCGAAAGCCGCTGGACCTATGCGCGCGGGATGCGCTGGCCGGAAGACATCTTCACCTACACCCCGAAAGACAAAAATTATAAGCCCGAACAATACATCGGCCTGTTCCGTCATTGGATGCCGCAGAACCCGCTCTCGATGCAGGGTACGATCACTTATCCGCTGACGGCTTATGAAATTTATCAGACGACCCGCGACAGGGAATGGCTTTTTGAAAAAATGCCCTCCCTCGAGCGGGCCTATCGCTATATTCTGACTCAAAAGAGCCCCGAAGGCCTCATCGGCGGCGCGGCTTTTTATATCGACGCCCCGTCCCGCTCGGAGTGGGGCGGCGTCACCCAGTGTGCCGGTTATCTTGCATTTTATCAAATGTCGGAGCTCTGCCGCGAACTCGGCGACGAGTTGAAAGCGGAGGTTTGGCGGCATGAAGCCGACGTTTTGGGGTGGTCTTTCCGCCGCGCTTTCTGGAAAGGCGACCGGTTCGCCGAATACATCCACCCCGAGCGCGGGGCCATCACGCGCCACGGCCATACCGACGTCGATTTTGCCGCGATCGCCTGCGGCCTTGCCGACGCGGGGCAAAAACAGCGGCTTTGGGATGCCCTCAAGACCCAAGATTTTTGGGCGGGCGGCATGCCGACCCGGCTGGTCACGGATCCCGTCGATGACGACCCGGAAGAGAAACGGGAATTCGAAACGGCCCGGCTTTGGCGGGCGGGAAACTTCACGACTTATCTGAACGCCGCGCTCGGAAGCGTTTGGTTTTCCGAGCTGAATGCCTGCCTGCGTATGCAAGAATATGACCGCATCCGCAAATCGGTCAAGCTTGTCTGCCAAATGGGCCTCGCCCACGGCGGTTATTGGAGCGAAAGATATCAGCTTGACGAAGACGGCAAAGCGGTCCCCGCAGGATGCGTCAACGGCTATTGCGAATACCCCGCCGTCCTCACCCGTTTCGTCCTCGGCAATATGGAGTTATTTGAGTAAATCACACGCAAACGGCCGCCCGCATCCGCGGGCGGCCGTTCCGTTTACGATTATTTATTTCACTTTTCTATCGCGCCTGCGCACCGCAATCGTGATAACCCCTCCCGCTGCCGCCAGCATCGTCATAACCGCAACGAAAGGCAGCGCTGAGCCGCCGCTTCCCATCGCGGGAACGCTCGCCGCACTTGTGCTGCCCGATACCGTACTGCCGGTCGGAGCCGATGCGGATGCGGTTGTCGATGCAGCCGACACAGCCGGCGCGGCGTTGACCGTCACGCTGACCGTGACGGTCAGGGGAATGCGGTTCGGATTTGCCACATTGAGCGGCAGCGTTACGGTACCGGTTGCCGTAAAGGTCTGCGCGGTTTTGACCGAAGGGGTATAGGCGCATGAAGTCAGATCCCACGTTACAGATCCGACTTCGCTTCCGGCGTCTGTCATCAGCGCAGCCGTCAGGGGCAGGCCGAGCGCGTCGATGGTCCTTGCGGTGCCGTTCGCAAGCCCCGTGATCGCCGCCGGCGGGGTGATGCCGGTCAGATTCCGGCTCAGGCCGGCTTTCGGCAAAATTGTCAGCGTAAACGTCATCGAGGCACTCGAAACGCCGTTATCCGCGGTCAGTTTCACGGGATAAGTCCCGGGCGCAAGCCCCGCCGCGATATCCAGTTTCTTGGTCGTGTTGTTCCAGACGATTTTGCCGCCGTAGGTCTTATCCTGCGTCACGGTCGGCGCGGGAATGCCTTTCAATTCAAAAGCCGCCGTCGGCGCCGATGCGTACCCCTCCGAAAGCGTCAGTTCGGCAGGGCCCGAGATCGAAGCGTTTTGGGTTATCGCCGTATAGTGAACGGTTCCGTTCCACATTCTGCCCGAATACAAATTGCCGGTAAAGTCCGGATTTCCCCTGCCGTTTCCGGCAATGATCTTCAAAATCCCGTCCGAATATTCGGTTCCGACAGGCATATCGGTATACTGCATTTGACATCCGGTGGCCGAGTAATCGCTGACGGTCACATAAAATCCGCAGCGGATCCCCGGTTGAAGGGTGACGCCTCCGACATTGAGCGGCGTGGGTTGATCGGTTCCAGCAGGTGTGATGCCCGACTGCGAGCCGACAAGCGTCCACGCCGAGGCATTCGACTCATGACCCGCATAGCCCCCCTCGCGGTAATAAACGCGGACCGTACAGGTCGTATTACCGTTATACGAAGTGAGATTCACATCGAAAGAGTTGATGAGAATCGGATATGCGCCGACGACTTCCATGTCGAACATGTTGCCGGCATATCTGTTGTCTGATTTAAATATGGTCGTCAGCGCGCCTTGCGCGCCCACCGTCAGTGTGAAGGTCAGAGTGGCTGCGGGGGATATCCCGTTCGAAGCGGTCAGCACTACGGGATAACTCCCGACCGCAAGCCCCGCCGCGATGTCTAATTTTTTCGTCGCGTTATTCCAGACGATCCTGCCGCCGTAAGTCGTGTCCTGCGTCACCGACGGCTCGGGAGTGCCCGTCAGCGTGTAAGCCGCCGTTGAAACCGCAGAATATCCCGGCGTCAGGTTCATACTCATCGAACCCGTAAGAGTCGGCGCGATATTGCGCGTGACCGTGAGGGTGTAAGTCTTTTCAGTGATGCCGTCCTTCGCGAAGACGGTGATGGTGAACACATTCACGCCGACATTGAGATTCTGTATCGAAGCCGAGCCGTCCCAGGCAAAAGGCGTTCCTGTGCCTGCCTGTAAAGTCATGGTGGCATTCGGGTTGTTTACGGAAGCTCCAAGGGTAACGCTCGTATTTCTTGTCGCCGCCGTATAGGCGGTCGTATCGGGCGAAAAGGCCTCGTTGAGCGTCGCGCCCCCGACGGTCAAATTCGAAAGGGTCGCGTCGCCGGAATACGGGGTATAGTAGACGGTCCCGTTCCAGGCTCTGTCGGAATATATGTTACCCGAAAAGTTTGGTTCTCCCCGGCCGATGCCGGAAATGATTTTCAAGTGATCGTCCGAATATACGGTTCCGGCAGGTTTGTCGGTATAAATAAAAGAGCTGTAGGTTCCGCTCACGACAAAATAAAACCCGTAACGGATCCCCGGTTGGAGGGAGAAACCGCCGACGGCAAGCGGTGTAGGCAGATTATTGCCCGCACCGGGTACGTCTGTCTGAGAACCGAGAAACGTCCACTCCGAGGCATTTGTCTCATGCCCCGCATATCCGCCGGCGCGGTAAAAAACGCTGACCGTGCAGGTTGTCTCCGGGAGTTTTAACAGATTGATATCGAAGGAGTCAACTGTGATCGGTACGTTTCCGATGACTTCCATATCAAACATGACGCCGTTTTGCCCGTTGCCTCCTTCAAAAAGTGTTGTAAGCGAATCGGCCGACACCGTCAGCATAAATATGTGGGCCGCGGCAGGAGATATCCCGTTCGAAGCAGTCAGCACCACGGGATACATACCGGCGGGAAGTCCCTCGGCGATTTCGAGCTTCTGTGTCGTGCTGTTGTACAGGATCTTGCCGTTATAGGATGTATCCTGCGTCACCGACGGGGCGGGATCACCCTCCAGGGTGAACATGTCCGTCGATGCCGCGGAGTATCCCATGGTCAGCCGCATCGCCGTCGGGCCCGCAATGGCAGGCGCGGTTTCAGCGCTTTTGGCAGACGCCGTAACGGGCATCAAAACCAGTGCCAGGCAAAGGCAGAGCATTGCCGCAATCATCCGTTTTTTCATCTGTTTCACGGTCTCCTCTTTTTTGATTTTCTTTTTCGGCAGCGTGTTTAAAATCCGGATCGTCCGTCAACTGTACAGCCGAGTATCATCAGTTATGAAGATTTTACCATATCATCCAAGTAAAGTCAATAAAAAAATTCAAAATCCGTCCCTATCCCCCTCCCCGTCATCGGCGCGTACCCCCCGTCATTGCGAGCGAAGCGCGGCAATCAATGTGATGGGTACAATCCATGCGAAATCCATGCGATGGGGAATGGGGACAATCAAATACTGCGGCAATCAAACGCTGCGGCAATCAAACGCTGCGGCATCAAATGCTTCGGCATTCAAATGCTTCGGCATTCCGGTATCCGCCGCGGCGTTGATGGGATTCTTTTTAATCTCCCGTCCCCGCCGCGCGGATTACCGTTCCGTTTTTTCGTAGGGCATGGCATCCTTGACATGCCGTGTTTATGACCTCCGGCTNNNNNNNNNNNNNNNNNNNNNNNNNNNNNNNNNNNNNNNNNNNNNNNNNNNNNNNNNNNNNNNNNNNNNNNNNNNNNNNNNNNNNNNNNNNNNNNNNNNNCCGTTCCCTACAAATAAATTACCTTGACTTTCCCTCATATTCGGCTACAATGAAAACAAATAACACGCATCGGAGGAAGTCCTATGAAAGACCTTTCCGTCCTCGAAAAAATCAAAGACCCCGACATCCGCGCCGGGGTTCTCGCCGCCATCGAAAAAAACCTGATCCCCGCCTGCCACGAGCGCGCTTATCCCGGCCATTTCGGCATCTGCGCCGACGGCAAGGGCTTCGGCGAATACAGCACCTGGCCGGGCCTCGACTCCTGGCAGATCGCGGGCGCCTACCTGCTGATGGGCATGGAGCAGATCGTGCTCGGCTATTTCGATTTCGTCGAGGCCTCCCAGCGCGAGGACGGCAACATCCCGTTCGCCGTGTGGCGTGCGGAGGACTTCGCCGACCCGAAAAATCGACAGACACACGCGCGAGGTCTGCGCTACCCCGACGACGTGTTTGAATTCATCCCCAAGGGCAAAAAACATAAGCCCGAAAAATGGATCGGCCTGTTCACCCATTGGGTCGTCGAAAACCCCCTGTGCCTGCTCGGCACGATCTGCTATCCCCTGACCGCTTACGAAATCTATCAGACCACAAGGGACAAGCATTGGCTCGCCAAAAAACTGCCCTCGGTCGAGCGCGCCTGCCGCTATATCCTCACCAAGAAAAGCCCTGCGGGACTCATCGGCGGCGCGGGTTTTTATATCGAACTGCCGCCCCGCGCGGAGTGGGACGGCATCACCCAGTGCTATTGTTATAAGGCGTTCAACGAGATT is part of the Oscillospiraceae bacterium genome and encodes:
- a CDS encoding cadherin-like beta sandwich domain-containing protein; this encodes MKKRMIAAMLCLCLALVLMPVTASAKSAETAPAIAGPTAMRLTMGYSAASTDMFTLEGDPAPSVTQDTSYNGKILYNSTTQKLEIAEGLPAGMYPVVLTASNGISPAAAHIFMLTVSADSLTTLFEGGNGQNGVMFDMEVIGNVPITVDSFDINLLKLPETTCTVSVFYRAGGYAGHETNASEWTFLGSQTDVPGAGNNLPTPLAVGGFSLQPGIRYGFYFVVSGTYSSFIYTDKPAGTVYSDDHLKIISGIGRGEPNFSGNIYSDRAWNGTVYYTPYSGDATLSNLTVGGATLNEAFSPDTTAYTAATRNTSVTLGASVNNPNATMTLQAGTGTPFAWDGSASIQNLNVGVNVFTITVFAKDGITEKTYTLTVTRNIAPTLTGSMSMNLTPGYSAVSTAAYTLTGTPEPSVTQDTTYGGRIVWNNATKKLDIAAGLAVGSYPVVLTASNGISPAATLTFTLTVGAQGALTTIFKSDNRYAGNMFDMEVVGAYPILINSFDVNLTSYNGNTTCTVRVYYREGGYAGHESNASAWTLVGSQSGITPAGTDQPTPLNVGGVTLQPGIRCGFYVTVSDYSATGCQMQYTDMPVGTEYSDGILKIIAGNGRGNPDFTGNLYSGRMWNGTVHYTAITQNASISGPAELTLSEGYASAPTAAFELKGIPAPTVTQDKTYGGKIVWNNTTKKLDIAAGLAPGTYPVKLTADNGVSSASMTFTLTILPKAGLSRNLTGITPPAAITGLANGTARTIDALGLPLTAALMTDAGSEVGSVTWDLTSCAYTPSVKTAQTFTATGTVTLPLNVANPNRIPLTVTVSVTVNAAPAVSAASTTASASAPTGSTVSGSTSAASVPAMGSGGSALPFVAVMTMLAAAGGVITIAVRRRDRKVK